Below is a window of Rhodoglobus vestalii DNA.
TTCGGTCGACCCCGAGAATGGGCAATCACTCGCCCCCACACAGTCGATCAAAAAGGCGTCAAGCGCGCGCTCGAAACCCTGGGCTTGCGCTTTGGTCATCTCAAATTCGGATGCCGCCGGATCAACAGCGCCATCGAGCACCAGCCGCCCCGTCTTGTCCGGGAACAACTCCGCGTACACCTGACCGAGCAGAGTGCCGTAGGAATACCCGAGGTAGTTCAGCGTGGTGTCGCCCAGGGCGGCCCGCAACATGTCGAGGTCTCGCGCCGCGCTGGGAGTATCCACAAAACCCAAGAGGGCGCCAGTCTCGTCAAGACAGCGCTGAGCAAAATCGGCGGACTCCTCGGTGGCTGCGGCAATCCATTCATCGCTTCCCCGCTCGCCCGGGGTCATCCCATAAATGTATTCGTCGAGTTCTTCCGGATCGGAGTAACACGAGACCGACGTCGAACGGTTCACCCCCCGGGGATCAAACCCCACCACATCAAACTGCGACTGCAGTGCCTCGCCGGTAGCGTAATCCACGCTGTCGCTAACAAAATTGAAACCCGAGCCACCGGGACCGCCCGGATTCACCAGCAGGGAACCGATACGGTCGTTGCCTTGGGCGGGCTGGCGCACTAGCGCAAGCTCGATGGTGTCGCCCTCGGGGTTCTGCCAATCCATCGGTGCGATTGCAGTGGCACACTGCAGAGCTTCGCCACAGTTTGCCCACTCCAAGACCTGCTGGTAGAACCGCTCGAACCCCGGACTCACAGTCTCGTCGGTGGGGGTCGATGTGGTGGAGGATTCCGGCGGCAGAAACCATGACACACACCCACTGAGCAGCAGTGAAACCGCAAGCGCAGCCGACGTCACACCGAAGAGGCGGGTGCGGCGCCGCGAGCTGCTCATGCGCCGCGTCCTGACACAGCGATCTTCACCAGCATCGCTTCGAGCGCGAGTGCCGGAGAAACGTTGCTGTCAATCCGGTGGCGGGCCTCAGCAATACCGTCCATGATCGCGAGCGTCGAGACGGCGGTCGTGCGTTCGGCAACGGAGTTGATGTTGTTGAGAATGCTGAGGTTAATGAGTTCTCCCGGAGCGCCGATTT
It encodes the following:
- a CDS encoding alpha/beta hydrolase, coding for MSSSRRRTRLFGVTSAALAVSLLLSGCVSWFLPPESSTTSTPTDETVSPGFERFYQQVLEWANCGEALQCATAIAPMDWQNPEGDTIELALVRQPAQGNDRIGSLLVNPGGPGGSGFNFVSDSVDYATGEALQSQFDVVGFDPRGVNRSTSVSCYSDPEELDEYIYGMTPGERGSDEWIAAATEESADFAQRCLDETGALLGFVDTPSAARDLDMLRAALGDTTLNYLGYSYGTLLGQVYAELFPDKTGRLVLDGAVDPAASEFEMTKAQAQGFERALDAFLIDCVGASDCPFSGSTEQARATIGTLLDRLDTSPLASVDGRQLGSATMFTAIILPLYSQENWAYLRQLFTTVMKGDASIAFDLADNYNGRGPEGNYAENQTEAFVAINCLDARQPADSTRMRQQAADLAVAAPIFGPQMSYGDPGCANWPVEPKRERVAIAAPGAADMLVIGTTNDPATPYEWSQTVADNLRNGHLITYNGEGHTAYNKSNACVNSAVEEFLLNGVVPATDPDC